The DNA window AGTTGTACATCATTGTTGATAAAATCCACACAGCCAGAAGCATTTGCACCATAAACTGCTATCTCAGCTGGGGTGCACCCTACGAGCCCCGGCCCAAATACTGCCACCTTCCTTGCTCCTAAAATGTATAGACTCTGTTCTTTCACAAAACAAATAGGCATATGTAAGACAAGTAAATTTAAGATCTCAAAATTTACAATATGAGGTTTTTCTAGctggaaaaaaattaaattaatgcaAAGGAAAACATTAAATTGTGAGTCTACACTTGAAAACAAATTTtctacaaataattttttgaggAGGGTTAGGAAGACTATAATTCCTCTCGAAAAATTGTAAGGATGCTTTTAGactaatcaaattgaaatttgtatTAGAATTGTAATTGTAATTCTAATAAGaattgttattaaattaaaattaaaattaaactattatgtttgttataattcaaatatagtttcaatatttgaaaacttataataaaactattttgaataaatattatctatattattaaaatagcGGTTCGACAAAACTCACTATGTAGCTTAAGTGTCTAAGATTGTTTTGGGTTTGATTCCCattcagataaaaaaaataatatcgttAGTTAACCcgtgttttttaaataataaattaataagatattttgcTTACAAAAATTAGAATTGCAAAATTACAAAATCACAATGATTTGAACTagatcttaattttaaatgatttaacaaacatccaattaaaattaaaactctaaattctaattacaattttacAAAACACATcctaaaatattgtttttattagtaCTTGTACAATAATTTCACACATAGAGAAATATATGGAAGTTGCATAGCCAAGCTAAGCTCATGAAGGCAAGACGAGAATAATAGTTTCTAAGTTTATATTGATAaccttaaattttattttatttatgatttatttttttgggtgtttattttgaatgattttgatGCTTGTTTAAATTATGACAATTTTTGTCATGTTTTGAGGtgtgaataattttgtttacttcACATAAAACTTGACTTTCTCATTAGTGGACGAAAAAAATTTGAGACTAgatttataaactttaaaaaatattaatgaaagaagaaaaaacgtacaaaataattaaggaaattTAGTTACATTTTTTCATCGCTATTGTAGAAAGTAAATATATGTTACGAACTTGTACATAATTTGACAAGCTGGAATATTATTGGGTGATATAATTCGAGCTTATGTAATTTTAACGAACTCTTATATCTAATCGGCTAACATTCAAGAAtagataattcttaaatttctgttaaataagattttttataatattaggaaagttgaacattaaaattagcCACACACAAGCCATATGCGATACTATTCCCACTCCCAAAgttaatttggatgtattttagaaatttatacGAACTTCTACATTATTTGACAAACTAGAATAATATATGCTGATATAATTTGAGCTTATGTAATTCTGACGAACTCCTACTCTCAATCGGCTAACATTCAAGATtagataattcttaaatttctgttaaataagattttataatattatgaaagttgaacattaaaattagcCACACACAAGCCATATGCAATACTTCTTCCCACTACCAAAGGTATTTTGGatgtattttagaaatttatacGAACTTCTACATTATTTGACAAGCTAGAATAATATAGACTGATATAATTCGAGCTTATGTAATTCTGACGAACTTCTAATCTCAACCGGCTAAcatttaagattaaataaatcttaaatttctgttaaataagattttataatatcatGAAACTTGAACATTATAATTAGCCACACACAAGAACTACAACATTATGTTCAGCCACATCATTCAAATCTGCAATTGTTAATGCATCGTAAACTAAAATAtcactaaaaatatattgttaatgtATTACTAGATTAATCACTATGTACTCATAAGTCattcaactaaaattattttgtgacATGAATTAAAAAGTCGCAtaatcatcaaacaaatataatctcAATGTCACTAGCTAATCCTATAGCATTCAAAAGTAagtgaaaatttgaaaagttgCGATTGAATAGGtaatattataaacatcatttgtCGTTGTATTCATAGAAGatttactattaaaataaattaatcaaaaaatggggataaaaattataaatttaatttaataacgTCTTTAACAACCTTTTATATTTCTTTCAGTGTAATCAATTTGAAACCGAAAATCTAATCGCAATATTTCCAGAAATGTTATTATCCAGCGCTGAATTTATTCCTATAAAGTAAATCAGACTTTTTAATCGATAAATGTATATATCGCAAAtcagacttttttttttagtgaaaaatgttgaatttataaAACAGTTTAACCTTTTATGTGCAAAGAATCCCAAATTGACCAAAATTTGCAagtgttattaaataatcaaagtTATTGATTACTTTAATTGTGCATAATCTTACCAGTAATTGTAAAGTATATTGGTTAATAAGACGGTCAGCAAACTGGTCAGGTGTGTACATTTTGCTTGATGAATAATAAGCAGGTTGCAAGTAGTTGTTAATGTAATCGTTGCTGCCCATACCAACCGTGTATATACACTTACTCAAGTAATTTCGGGCAGCCATTTCACTTTTCATAATTGAAATAATCCGTAACTTTGTTAATCCATGGTTTTTTAATTGTGCATTCATACTGAATCTCCCACCCTGTATTAATTCATGGGATTAATTTCATCAATGGATAgtaattattattgaaaatcacAAATCATTCCTCGTTCTTACTAGTTGTTTCCCAGATTCGTCAAGAATTCCACCTCCTCCCGACCCATAGTTAACACCTAAAAGAATGTCGTAGCCTGTTGTGTTGGTGAATGGTGGGATATATCGGTCAAATCCTAGTAATTGAGCTGCATGGAGAAAATACATAATTTAGGAGTTATCgtaattacatttttattatcgCAAGATATATTGGCCGTCATAgattatttgattgaaaagATTGAATTTTCTTATGAATGGTTATAGTAAAATGAATAATCCAATACAAAAACACGAGATGAGATTTCATGTAATTGATTCAAATgcaataaaatgttatttttatacataagTCGACctaaattttggatttttttactAGGAATTTATCAAGAATATGTcgtatttattcaattaaaaaaaattaataataacactTATATTATGATCGAATAAAGATTGTAATAGtcaataaatttctaatttcaCTTATAAGTTCTCTTTTCAAATATGATTTAACAGTTAAAAAGTATTTCCAATAGAGCTCAACAATGAACAACATAAAACTCTAATTAAACAAAAGTAATCCTAGAACAAAGAATACTAACCAATGATGTCTGCAAAATTAGGTCCGTTGCAAAATCTTCCCGTGGGTCCTTGAGGGAAATCGACGCCATAAGGAGGGTAGTTCACTTTGGCACTAGTCTTGAGATTGTTGTTATTGCCATTATCAACTAACGAATCCCCGAAAACAAAATAACACGGCACTTGTGGCTCGCTATTGACTTCAGTCATTAGTACTGCCAATAACATTAATGTCCCTAATATTGATATcataatattgataattaagTGAAAATAACAAGGCACAAAGAGAGAGACCAATGGCTTAGTTAGAAACatcaatcatatatttatacacATAAAATCATGTAATAGAAAACTAGCGAAAAGCATATTAACAAATACAAGAAagtctttaaaaatatatataaaataaatacaagaaaGTCAAATTGAATGATAATTGCAAAGTTGAATGTTGATAGTGGAAAATGATGATTAAGGcatgaaagaataaataaacaattatgtTTGTAtcttaaaaatcaataataatattattttataattggaAGCCAAAGGCCCATATAGTCGGTTAGATGtctcaataattaatattctaaaaaaaaataattttaactactTAAAACGTAACAAACTTATATACCGCATAAATAGAATTAAGAAAAAcctttaaatttgattatttgggTAGGCatgtttgtaattatttttttcttttttgacagttaaatcataaataatcaaAGGTACTTGGACAATTGGATCAACATAATGATGGATTGAATTCatttttcttagttttttttgGGTAAAACTCTTCTTGAAGATTTTGACACTAGAGTTTGGGGGGAGGTGTCTGAATTGGCTAGATTTTGTTGGAATTAAAGACTTTGTACTTTGTTGTTCTCCATATTATATCAGATTTTGGATGCCTAAAAATGTCTAGCTAGAGACATTTTATTGATGGTTTGAggtttgaacaaaaaaaatattatatttgaaacttGTGTaactttgaaaaaaatattgatctACTCAACATAATTTGATGAATTATTGAGTGTAGAATAATTCTTAAAGTTTGTATGATGCTGGTTACTAGAAAGTTTTTAGTGGGTTTTATTAATAATCTTATTGGATGAAAAATAtagtatttgaatttttaattatttgtataaatataatgtcttttttgtatttaaatttataaaaataaagtaaagtaaagatattttaatattttaatattaaattaaataatttgatcgttaaaaaaatatatgattagataatttagttttttcatAAAAGTTCATAAGAAAAACCATATCAAAtgaatacatttttattaaattttcaggACATACCAATTGAATTTGTAAATCGTGTCTATGATGACTGTAAGTTGAACTGTAATGTATTTATTACAATGATGGTATTAatccttaaataaataaataaaataaaaagtttattgtTGATAGAAAGAAGGTATATTAGCTTGAAtggtttaatatatatatatatatatatatatatatatatatatatatatatatataattaagaaaggcggaggtgggcttaagcccatccctaatttttgtttgtaggcatatatatatatatatatcaaattaaaactgaaaattcTCAGAAAGCATAAACTACATTCATTCTCTTTCTGTAcagttatattatatattatatagcaTACTTCTTCcctaatataaaattactttccttttcatttttatGTAAGTATTTCATTCCATTTCTCcattatctaattatttttatttaactttcaGATAATTACTTTTCTAATTCCCGTAGaggtttattatttaaaataattctatctttttctataaattttatctttttaatttgaataattgtcaatttaattatgtatataatgattataattaattttatatacgtTTGATtgaatgtataaataaaaatgtattatttagcATCACTAGGTATATCTTTAGACTAAAATATTTCATTctacttatttaataataagatattttataaacgTGCAACGGAATTTATCATGAAGATTTGATAGATGAAGACattattgtttgaaaatatttacatTATAAACTTTATGTTACGCAGAATTTCAATGTTTTTACACTTGTTGAGTTATGTCAACAATTGATCAAAagtaaatgataaaaatttaagttacgttgatttatcttgttttaatattacatatttttaccATTACTACTTAGCGAATATTTTCACCAATTAAGAAGGTGCACACGAAACTttgcaataaaatatatattaattattttgtcgACTGCTTGATACTCTAAATTTAACGAAATTTacctaagaaaataaaatagatttgattaatgattagctttatttttaaaatctcttatagtttaacttatttaaacattatatataattttttacattaaattgaAGACCACCCCAACATTGATTTCTAGATCTGTCCCTGTATATGACATagttattttcattaatatatatatatatatatatatatatatatatatatatatatattaatgatgcttaatttttaaagtgtctagattgtcgggtcgagagctgtggttaatttagatatttatgtgagagtaaatagatatttgggtcgggttgtgggttgacctgaccataaacttaaaacggttaaaaattaaattaaaaacgttatttgtatgtttcaaacttgcaacctaataaaacaagtataaccttttaaccaactaggctaacaatactttatatttgagattcaacaccaaatgtGATGAACGctagacattttaacaataaaagttcaattttttaacaactaatctatctatatataaggatgcttaatttttaaagtgtcgggattgccggatcgagagttatggttaatttggatatttatgtgagagtaaatgaatacttgggtcagattgtgggttgacccgctcataaacttaaaacggttaaaaattaaatttaaaatgttatttgtatgtttcgaactagcaatctaacaaaacaaatacaacatttaaccaagtgtgattgaaatgtggtttgtcgaggaataatagaccggtattattggaaagtgattaaaaaaatatgaatcaaatatttgattaaccaaagtgtgaggtcacgatgctaattattaaaaaatatgaatcaaatatttgattgacaaagtaaaagtgtaaagtcacgagatgagagattcattcggaaaaaaatatgtgatgaaacatgtgagaaaataagttgttttatcgaagtaaataaaatttggaatgagagcgttatattttttattttaataattttaaacattgaaaatattattataatttttttaatttattttgtttttatttttatccgtttgAATTACACGAAAATTTTTCTAGTAATAGTAAAAatggttatttaaaataaaaacaaaaaatgaattcagttaactaaaataaattaattacctATTTATGATTTTTCTGAATAGGATTATATAACGATGAATATAACCagaccatttaaaaaataaataataaataattgatagtGAGGATCAAGAATTTTCAAAATGGATGTACGTGGGCAAATTAATACTTATATCAACTATTGTTGAccagttattttatttatttatttattttgatcttaAATTTATCCTCCTCTCAAACTTAGTTGTAAAGAAAGGAATCTAAGTCAAAATACAACTAAGACATACAATTATCACTAGTAACATTTAAGGGCAGTTTTTAACGcctttattgtataatttatcGTTGTTAAAAGATAATTACGACGGTAAAATTACCTTAGTCAACCGTCGTTAATAGTTCCGCCGTTAAAGAGATATTGATATTTAAAGgcggtaaatttaccgcagATAATAGCCTTTAACTGTAGTttataaaaccgcagttaatagtctctaactgcggtttataaaactgcagttaatagtctctaactacGGTTTATAAGACCGCAtttaatagtctctaactgtGGTTCCTAAAACCGTAGtaaattatttacttataaagGCGGAATTTTCACCGCAAGTAATAGTTTGTAACTGCGATttaaaaaccgcagttaatattGACTATAAAGGCGGTacaaaaaccgtagttaatagttaGTTGGCTATATATAAATGCGATATTCTTACGTAAGTAATAGTTTTTAAGTTCTGTTTAAAACCGCAATTAATAGTGGTCATAAGTTAATAGTTAGTTGGCTATATAATTATatcaacaaataattataattatttgacaattgacaacaataaaaatcattcaaaataatattatataattaacactccattattatattaaaatattatctaaaaatataattatatccaaatataat is part of the Impatiens glandulifera chromosome 1, dImpGla2.1, whole genome shotgun sequence genome and encodes:
- the LOC124943964 gene encoding GDSL esterase/lipase At5g45670-like, producing MTEVNSEPQVPCYFVFGDSLVDNGNNNNLKTSAKVNYPPYGVDFPQGPTGRFCNGPNFADIIAQLLGFDRYIPPFTNTTGYDILLGVNYGSGGGGILDESGKQLVRTRNDL
- the LOC124943956 gene encoding GDSL esterase/lipase At1g29660-like, whose translation is MNAQLKNHGLTKLRIISIMKSEMAARNYLSKCIYTVGMGSNDYINNYLQPAYYSSSKMYTPDQFADRLINQYTLQLLSLYILGARKVAVFGPGLVGCTPAEIAVYGANASGCVDFINNDVQLFNDRLQPLVNYLNSHLIDAKYTYINIAQISSSSSSGGVNPINIPCCSVNNIGFCVPNSVPCPLRNESTFFDAFHTTTIANSFIGGRCYNAINSSDAQPYDISTLARLK